The DNA region CCGAACCGTCGTTCGCCTCGACAAACCCGACGACTTCGACGAGGTCGGCGACAGCGCCGACCTGTGGACGAAGACGGGCGAGGCGGTCGAACCCGAAACCGTCGTCGACGCCGGCGAGAGACTGGTCGTCCGCTTCGACGACGCGGCCGTCGCGGAGGCGGTCGACGACGATGGAGCGGTAGCTCTCGACCTCTACGTCGACTACGACTCCGACGAGTACGAGCGCGTCTACTTCGACTCCTCGCGGGCGAACGCCGACGTCACCGCGTCGGTGACCGAGCGCGGTCGCAGCAGCGAACGCGGCCGGAGCCAGCGACGGCTGACGCCGGCGCGATAAGCACTCGGCGAGGCGTCGGGGCATCGTTCCGCGAGGGGAGGAGAGACGGCCGCCGAGCTAGCGACGTGAGCGCACTCGAAAAGAAGCGGCGAGGCAGGAGGTGACGGTCAGCACCACTCGGCGAGTACCGGCGCCTCCGCCGTCCGCATCGAAAGCCACGCGTCGTCTCGCGTGATATCCGCGATGATGAGCTCCGAGCTGCGGGGGGAGGAAGAATCCACCGAGGCCATGACCTCGGCGTCCGGGGCATCGACGGCTGCCGTCGTTTCCGGCGTCATGTATGGGATGTCATCGCATGGGGTATTAAACACACCGAAACGACAGGCCAGTTGTCCCGTTCCACGGGGGGAGTGTTTCCGGCGTCGGATGGCGCCGAGAGCCGCCCGAGACACCGATTTGCCGGGATTGGTCGGTCTCGCCTAGAATAGAAAACGAGTTTACAGGAAGCGAAACGGTATTATTGGAGAACCGACCGGCCGGGAGCGAACGACCACCACACCTTCGCAGAGTACAAGAGGTGCGAGAGAGTACGCGAGGCTATGCAAGTCGCCGACGCCATGACGCCCCGCGAGGAGGTCGTGACGGTCGAACTCCCAGGTACGCGGGACGACGTACTCGAATATCTCCAGGAGCGCGGTTTCTCCTCCGTTCCGGTCGTCAAACAGGCCGACGACGGCGAGGAGTATCGCGGTCTCGTCTCCCGTGACGACCTCATCGAACAGCCCGACGAGGACCAGCTCGCCATCCTAATGCGTGAGGTTCCCACGACGACGCCCGACGCCGACCTGACCGACGTCGCGCGACTGATGCTCCGCGAGGGTGCACGCCGCGTGCCCGTCGTCGAAGAGGGCGGCGCGACGACGCTCGTCGGCATCGTCACCGTCACCGACGTAGTCCACGCGATCGCCCGCGGCGACGCCGACGGCGAGACCGAAGTCGGCGACCTCGCGGCGACCGACATCAACACGACGTACGTGCAGACGCCGCTGACCGTCGCCGAACGAGAGATCTACTACGCGAACGTCCCGTACGCGGTGACGCTCGACGAGGAGGGCAGCATGGCGGGGATCCTCACCGAAGTCGACATCATCGAGGAGGCCCGCGTCGTCGAGGGCGAGGACGACACCGGCGACTCGATGGCCAACCAGGACGACGAGTGGATGTGGGAAGGCATCAAAGCCATCGGCAAGCGCTACATCCCGACGCGCAACGTCGAGATCCCGGCCGAACCCACCGCCGAGTTCATGACCGAGGACCTGATCACGCTCTCGCGCCGCCGGACGGCCAAGGAGGCGGCCCAACAGATGATCACGAACGACATCGAGCAGATTCCGCTGGTCAGCGGCGACGAACTCGTCGGCATCGTCCGCGACGTCAACCTCCTGGAGGCGCTCTGAGATGATCGACGCCGAAGCCATCACCGAACTGGCGAAGCGCCGTGGCTTCTTCTTTCTCTCCAGCGAGGCGTACGGCGGCGTCGCCGGCTTCTACACCTTCGGCCCGCAGGGTGCGGCGCTGAAGGCGAACGTCGAGTCCGCGTGGCGCGACCGCTTCACCGTCAAGGAGGGCAACCGCGAGATCGAAGCGCCGACCATCATGCCCGAACCGGTCTTCGAGGCGTCGGGCCACCTCGACGGCTTCAACGACATGCTCGTCGAGTGCGCCGCCTGCGGCGAGAGCCACCGCGCCGACCACCTCGTCGAGGACGTCACCGACATCGAGGACGCCGAGGCGCTGCCCAACTCTGAGGTCGCAGACCTCATCGCCGATCACGACATCCACTGTCCGAACTGCGGCGAACCGCTTTCGGGCCAACCCGTCGAGAACTTCAACCTCATGTTCAGCACCGACATCGGCCCCGGCGGCGACCAACCCGGCTACCTCCGCCCGGAGACGGCGCAGGGCATCTTCGTCGAGTTCCCGCGGCTGAAGGAGTACGCGCGCAACCAACTGCCGTTCGGCGTCACGCAGATCGGCCGCGCCTACCGCAACGAGATCAGCCCCCGAAAGGGCCTCGTCCGCGTTCGCGAGTTCACGCAAGCGGAGTTGGAGCAGTTCATCGACCCCGAGGAGGACGAACCGGACCTCGACGCCGTCGCCGACGTGGAGGTCCGCCTCTACCCGGCGACCGAACAGCAGAAGGACGACGGCGGCTATCTGGAGACGACCATCGGCGAGGCCGTCGACGCGGGCGTCATCGCGAGCGACTGGGTCGCCTACTACCTCGGCATCTCCCAGGAGTGGTACGACCGCGTCGGCGTCGACATGGACCGATTCCGCTTCCGCCAGCACCTCTCCGGCGAGCGCGCCCACTACGCCAGCGACTGCTGGGACGCCGAGGCCGAGTTAGGAGGCGACTGGGTCGAGATTGCGGGCTTCGCCTACCGCGGCGACTACGACCTCTCGAAGCACGGCGAGTACGGCGACGACGACTTCACCGTCTTCAAACAGTACGACGAACCGAAGACGGTCGAGCGTGCCGTCGTCGACCCCGACATGAGCACGCTCGGGCCGGAGTTCGGCGGTGCGGCCGCCGACATCGCCGACGCGCTCCGCGACCTCGGCGCGCGTAATCCCGACGCGTTCGGCGCCGACGAGGTGACCGTCGAGGCCGACGGCGAGGAGTACACCGTCTCGACCGACGTGGCGAACTTCCGCGTCGAGGAACAGACCGAATCCGGCGAGCACATCACCCCGCACGTCGTCGAACCGTCGTTCGGCGTCGGTCGCACGGTGTACACCGTGCTCGAACACGCCTACCGCGAGGACGAGGTGGCGGGCGAGGAGCGCACCTACCTCGCGCTCGAACCCGAAGTCGCGCCGACGTACGTCGGCGTCTTCCCGCTCGTCGGCAACGACGAGCGACTGACCCAGTTGGCTCGGGAACTCGTCCGCGACGTGCGCGAGGCGGGCCTCTCGGCCGAGTACGACGACTCCGGGAACATTGGCCGCCGCTACCGCCGCAAGGACGAGATCGGCACGCCGTTCTGCGTCACCGTCGACCGCGACGGCGTCGAGAGCGAGGGAGAGACGACCGTGACAGTGCGCGAGCGCGACACGACCGCCCAGATTCGCCTGCCGGTCGGCGCGCTCGTCGACGAACTGACCGCGATGCGCGAGGGCCGCAAGACGTTCGACGACCTACTCGACGCGTACGAGCGCGTCGACGCCGGCGCTGCGGAGGCGTGAGCGAACTCACGCGCCGCGGTGTCCACGCGAGCGGCACCGCCATCCCCGCGCTCTACCTCCTCGACGTCGTCACGTGGCAGCAGTTGGGGTACGTGCTGCTCGGCCTCTCGGCGCTGGTCTCGGTGCTCGAACTCGTCCGATTAGTCGCCGGCCTCGACTGGTGGGTGTACCGCAATCTGACCCGCGAGTACGAGCAGGAGAACGTCGCGGGCTACGCGCTGTACATGTACAGCATGACCGCCGTCGCGTGGCTATTCCCGTGGTTCGTCGCGGTGCCGGGGATGTTGATGCTCACCGTCGGTGATCCGATTAGTGGGATTTTGGGCAGCAACGAGGCCGGGCGCGCGAAGGAACTCGGCGTGCTCGGCGTCATGTTCCTCGTCTGCTTCGCGCTGGCGGTGCCCTTTACCACCGGGGCGGCCGAGACCACCCGAGCCGTCGGCCTCGGTGCGGCCGCGGCGGGCGCGGCGGGTGCGACGTTCGCCGACGGCGTCAAGCCGGTCGTCGCGGGCTACGTCATCGACGACAACCTCTCGATTCCGCCGACGGCGTGCGTCGGTATCGCGGCGGTGCTGTGGCTCGTGGCGTAGCCGGCGGCGGGCGCGCCCGCTCCGACGACTGCCTGGTTCGAGCTCCCGCGGCGCGGTTACGAGGTCGGCTCCGGGTTCGGCGAGCGGAACACCGCGACGAGCGCCCACATGAGACCGGCGAGCGCGGACCCCAGCGCCGAGAAACCCACTCCCGTACTGAAGAACGTCCCGCCGTAGACGAGTCCGATCAGCGCCGAGGGGACGCTCGTCCCGTACGGAACCTGTGCCATCCGGTCGCCGAGCAGCGGCGCGAGGACGACGAGCGAGAAGACGCTTTCGGTGACGAAGACGAACTCTTGCCACGGCATCATCCGACCACCTCCGAGCGTCGCATCCGGAAATACTGTGGCATGGTCCGAAGTAGTCGCGTCGAGCCAATAAGTTTGGTCCTGAAATTTCTAGAGTGAATAAATGTGGGTTGGGCGTCCCGAACTGGACCCGGTTCGCCGGTCGCGTGCGTCGGCGTCGACGGGCATCGCCGTTGGAACCGGCGGCACAACACGGTCGCGTCGAACCGCCGCGGCGGGCGTTCGGAATCCGACCCGCGGGAGGCGGTGCGGGACGGTACTGACTTAGTGCCCGCGTTCAATTCTTCATGGTATGACCGTCTACGAGAGCGACCTTCCGGGCGTCGGCAAGAAGTTCGAGGTGGAGTTGAACGACGGAAGTCAACTCGTCATCGTCATTCACAACACCGGGAAACGAGAGCTATTCCTCCGCGAATCGTCGGACGCAGACTCAGAGAAACTGTTCGAGCTCTCGGACCGCCTCGCCCGACAGGTCGGCACCATCATGGAGGGTGCGTACTTCCAGCCGATCCGGACCGAGACCATCGACACGGTGCTGTCGGACGAGACGCTCATCGAGTGGGTGAAGCTCACCGCCGCCTCGCCGCTGGTCGGCAAGACGCTCGCGGAGTCCGAGGTCCGACAGCGAATCGGCGTCTCCGTCGTCGCCGTCCAGCGCGGTGACCAGACCATCTCGAACCCCGGCGCGGAGTTCACGGTTGAGGAGGGCGACACCCTCGTCGTCATCGGCGGGCAGGACGCGTGTCGGGAGTTCCAGGAGTACGCGACTGCCGGGTCGAGCGCCGACGAATGAACGACGATGCGTACGTCGCCGAGAGACCGCAAGCGGCGGCTCTCGGCGGAGGTGGCGGCTAGATGGCGGCGATGGAGCTGTGGCAGGTCGGCGTGCTGTTCGTCGGCATCGCAGTAGCGGGCGCAGTCGCGACGCGCGTCGGCCTCTCGGTGATTCCGCTGTACGTCGTCGTCGGGATGCTCGTCGGCCCGAACGTG from Haloprofundus halobius includes:
- a CDS encoding CBS domain-containing protein; translation: MQVADAMTPREEVVTVELPGTRDDVLEYLQERGFSSVPVVKQADDGEEYRGLVSRDDLIEQPDEDQLAILMREVPTTTPDADLTDVARLMLREGARRVPVVEEGGATTLVGIVTVTDVVHAIARGDADGETEVGDLAATDINTTYVQTPLTVAEREIYYANVPYAVTLDEEGSMAGILTEVDIIEEARVVEGEDDTGDSMANQDDEWMWEGIKAIGKRYIPTRNVEIPAEPTAEFMTEDLITLSRRRTAKEAAQQMITNDIEQIPLVSGDELVGIVRDVNLLEAL
- a CDS encoding cation:proton antiporter regulatory subunit — protein: MTVYESDLPGVGKKFEVELNDGSQLVIVIHNTGKRELFLRESSDADSEKLFELSDRLARQVGTIMEGAYFQPIRTETIDTVLSDETLIEWVKLTAASPLVGKTLAESEVRQRIGVSVVAVQRGDQTISNPGAEFTVEEGDTLVVIGGQDACREFQEYATAGSSADE
- a CDS encoding DUF7556 family protein, which codes for MTPETTAAVDAPDAEVMASVDSSSPRSSELIIADITRDDAWLSMRTAEAPVLAEWC
- the glyS gene encoding glycine--tRNA ligase, which encodes MIDAEAITELAKRRGFFFLSSEAYGGVAGFYTFGPQGAALKANVESAWRDRFTVKEGNREIEAPTIMPEPVFEASGHLDGFNDMLVECAACGESHRADHLVEDVTDIEDAEALPNSEVADLIADHDIHCPNCGEPLSGQPVENFNLMFSTDIGPGGDQPGYLRPETAQGIFVEFPRLKEYARNQLPFGVTQIGRAYRNEISPRKGLVRVREFTQAELEQFIDPEEDEPDLDAVADVEVRLYPATEQQKDDGGYLETTIGEAVDAGVIASDWVAYYLGISQEWYDRVGVDMDRFRFRQHLSGERAHYASDCWDAEAELGGDWVEIAGFAYRGDYDLSKHGEYGDDDFTVFKQYDEPKTVERAVVDPDMSTLGPEFGGAAADIADALRDLGARNPDAFGADEVTVEADGEEYTVSTDVANFRVEEQTESGEHITPHVVEPSFGVGRTVYTVLEHAYREDEVAGEERTYLALEPEVAPTYVGVFPLVGNDERLTQLARELVRDVREAGLSAEYDDSGNIGRRYRRKDEIGTPFCVTVDRDGVESEGETTVTVRERDTTAQIRLPVGALVDELTAMREGRKTFDDLLDAYERVDAGAAEA
- a CDS encoding dolichol kinase; its protein translation is MSELTRRGVHASGTAIPALYLLDVVTWQQLGYVLLGLSALVSVLELVRLVAGLDWWVYRNLTREYEQENVAGYALYMYSMTAVAWLFPWFVAVPGMLMLTVGDPISGILGSNEAGRAKELGVLGVMFLVCFALAVPFTTGAAETTRAVGLGAAAAGAAGATFADGVKPVVAGYVIDDNLSIPPTACVGIAAVLWLVA